The following are encoded in a window of Magnolia sinica isolate HGM2019 chromosome 11, MsV1, whole genome shotgun sequence genomic DNA:
- the LOC131218097 gene encoding uncharacterized protein LOC131218097, whose product MPPVLRSQRTNTIDVHPIPPTEHQREHSPVYTPGLPPGVANEDTRSKAVGDSPSPQALPSGPPSQYFEQRTPSAEPSANAHADTPMGAIAFSAFAQMAVAMQQQQDTFARQQQDMHALMMETLRSRDRRESSRDREGRSADIFERFQRLRPPTFEGAPDPVKAEHWLARITKLMRPLECSDSQMVTLATYLLEGEAENWWQSVQRGVPATYAWTWAGFREKFLEKYFPRSCRNEKIAQFLKLEQGSMTVAQYEARFDELSCFMPKALEDMEYKLQKFKEGLRPGIQSRLCAWDFRDFTELVDKAMRVEKDFERTMRTRPLVSGTLVRPRQAPSAPLIPEKKNRVIPAGAPIMPPTRNCDYCHKVGHFAQNCFKKMKDEGITPPANRPQPGPVTTRAAPWQQPPRSRPSAQQKVPPARMYAIAATEAEEDPHQTIHGTAHINGTPVLLLFDSGATLSFVDSTIANRLELKITRMHAPLVVASPTGTFIETDKICQACPLTLARREVVVDLVIMPIKRFDIILGMDWLSQVRAVMDCHGKTVTITVSGQPSFIVKGKSRHNTFGSLQALDEPESVESTISPIPVVSKFSEVFQEIPGLSPRRAIDVCIDLKPGTAPISLPPFRMPPCGMEELRNQIKELLTQGFIRPSVSPWGAPVLFVKKKDGSMRLCIDYRRLNEVTIKNKYPLPRIGDLFDQLKGAKYFSKIDIRSGYHQLRIKDEDIPKTAFRTRYGHYEFLVMPFGLTNAPAVFMDLMNRVFMPYLDRFILLQKQGGA is encoded by the coding sequence ATGCCGCCAGTATTACGGTCCCAACGAACCAATACGATCGATGTCCACCCCATTCCACCAACCGAGCACCAGAGGGAGCATAGCCCTGTCTACACACCAGGCCTTCCACCTGGAGTGGCGAATGAGGACACGAGGTCCAAAGCTGTTGGGGATTCTCCATCCCCTCAGGCCCTTCCATCAGGGCCACCCTCGCAATACTTTGAGCAGCGGACGCCTTCGGCTGAACCTTCAGCCAACGCACATGCTGACACACCTATGGGGGCGATAGCCTTTTCTGCTTTCGCACAAATGGCAGTGGCAATGCAACAACAACAGGACACGTTCGCACGGCAACAGCAAGACAtgcatgcattgatgatggagaCTTTACGGAGTAGGGATCGTCGAGAGTCGTCACGAGATAGAGAAGGTCGAAGTGCAGATATCTTTGAACGATTTCAAAGGCTTCGCCCGCCCACGTTCGAAGGGGCGCCAGATCCGGTGAAGGCGGAACACTGGCTGGCAAGAATCACTAAGCTAATGCGGCCCCTGGAGTGTTCTGATTCGCAAATGGTGACCTTAGCTACCTATCTGTTAGAAGGAGAAGCAGAAAACTGGTGGCAGAGTGTGCAGCGGGGTGTTCCAGCCACGTACGCCTGGACATGGGCAGGCTTCCGAGAAAAATTCCTGGAAAAGTATTTTCCTCGGTCATGTAGGAACGAGAAAATAGCCCAGTTCTTGAAGCTGGAACAGGGTAGTATGACTGTTGCCCAATATGAGGCTAGATTTGACGAACTCTCCTGTTTCATGCCTAAGGCCCTGGAAGATATGGAATACAAGCTACAAAAGTTCAAGGAAGGACTCAGGCCAGGTATTCAGTCACGGCTATGTGCCTGGGATTTCAGAGATTTTACAGAACTAGTGGACAAAGCCATGCGGGTAGAAAAAGATTTTGAACGCACTATGAGGACTCGCCCTCTAGTGAGCGGCACCCTAGTCAGGCCTAGGCAGGCACCTTCCGCCCCACTAATACCAGAGAAAAAGAACAGAGTCATACCTGCGGGCGCTCCAATCATGCCTCCCACGAGGAATTGTGACTACTGCCACAAAGTTGGACATTTTGCGCAAAATTGTTTCAAGAAAATGAAGGACGAAGGCATCACTCCACCGGCAAATCGCCCTCAGCCGGGTCCAGTAACAACCAGGGCAGCACCTTGGCAGCAGCCACCTAGGTCAAGACCTTCAGCTCAGCAGAAGGTTCCCCCTGCCCGCATGTATGCCATAGCTGCTACAGAAGCTGAAGAGGACCCTCATCAGACGATTCATGGTACAGCTCACATTAACGGTACCCCTGTACTCCtcctatttgattctggtgcaactttATCTTTCGTAGACTCTACTATTGCAAATAGACTTGAACTGAAAATAACCCGAATGCATGCCCCCTTAGTCGTAGCATCTCCCACGGGGACATTCATCGAAACAGACAAAATATGTCAAGCTTGTCCTCTAACCCTTGCAAGACGCGAAGTGGTTGTGGACCTGGTCATAATGCCTATAAAACGGTTTGacatcatcctaggcatggattggctttctCAAGTCCGAGCAGTGATGGACTGCCACGGCAAAACGGTCACTATAACAGTCTCTGGGCAACCCTCTTTTATAGTAAAGGGAAAGAGTAGGCACAACACATTTGGAAGCTTACAAGCCCTAGACGAACCAGAATCAGTCGAGTCCACCATCAGCCCAATACCAGTAGTATCAAAATTCTCTGAGGTATTTCAAGAGATACCAGGACTATCCCCAAGACGAGCGATAGATGTTTGCATAGATCTTAAACCAGGAACTGCTCCCATATCATTACCCCCGTTTCGCATGCCCCCTTGCGGAATGGAAGAACTTAGGAACCAGATAAAAGAGCTGCTGACCCAGGGTTTCATTCGCCCCAGCGTttctccgtggggagcgccggtctTGTTCGTGAAAAAGAAGGACGGGTCGATGCGTCTCTGCATTGATTACCGACGATTGAACGAAGTCACGATAAAGAACAAGTACCCCCTACCACGTATCGGTGACCTATTCGACCAGCTCAAGGGTGCCAAGTACTTCTCCAAGATCGATATACGATCAGGATACCATCAGCTGAGAATCAAGGATGAGGATATCCCTAAAACAGCATTTAGGACTCGttatgggcactatgagttcctggtTATGCCCTTCGGCCTCACAAATGCTCCggcagtgttcatggacctcatgaaccgagtTTTCATGCCTTACCTAGATCGATTCATTTTACTCCAAAAGCAAGGAGGAGCATGA